The following coding sequences lie in one Arthrobacter sp. PGP41 genomic window:
- a CDS encoding SPFH domain-containing protein — translation MDNAGGAALAIVLVVLIVFVIIVLVRAVRIIPQARAGVVERLGKYQRTLNPGLTILIPFVDRLLPLLDLREQVVSFPPQPVITEDNLVVSIDTVVYFQVTDPRAATYEIANYIQAVEQLTTTTLRNVVGGLNLEEALTSRDQINGQLRGVLDEATGRWGIRVSRVELKAIDPPHSIQDSMEKQMRAERDRRAAILTAEGTKQSAILTAEGQRQAAILKAEGDAKAAILRADGEAQAIQKVFDAIHRGNPDQKLLAYQYLQTLPKLAEGSSNKLWIIPSEVGEALKGIGNALGGTSLESTGGLFDEAGAKPSEP, via the coding sequence ATGGATAACGCAGGAGGAGCCGCACTCGCCATCGTGCTGGTGGTCCTGATCGTGTTTGTGATTATTGTCCTGGTCCGGGCGGTCCGGATCATCCCACAGGCACGGGCGGGCGTTGTTGAAAGGCTGGGCAAATACCAGCGGACGCTCAATCCGGGACTGACCATCCTTATTCCCTTCGTTGACCGGCTCCTGCCGCTGCTGGACCTGCGCGAGCAGGTGGTCTCCTTCCCGCCGCAGCCTGTCATCACCGAGGACAACCTGGTGGTCTCCATCGACACCGTGGTGTACTTCCAGGTCACCGACCCGCGCGCCGCCACGTATGAGATCGCCAACTACATCCAGGCCGTGGAGCAGTTGACCACCACAACTCTGCGCAACGTGGTGGGCGGGCTGAACCTCGAGGAGGCACTCACGTCCCGGGACCAGATCAACGGACAGCTGCGCGGCGTCCTGGACGAGGCTACGGGGCGCTGGGGCATCCGTGTGTCCCGCGTGGAACTGAAGGCCATTGATCCGCCCCACTCCATCCAGGACTCGATGGAGAAGCAGATGCGCGCAGAAAGGGACCGCCGGGCCGCGATCCTGACGGCCGAAGGAACCAAGCAGTCAGCCATCCTGACCGCCGAGGGCCAGCGGCAGGCCGCCATTCTCAAGGCGGAGGGTGATGCGAAGGCCGCCATCCTCCGCGCCGACGGTGAAGCGCAGGCCATCCAGAAGGTCTTTGACGCCATCCATCGCGGCAATCCGGACCAGAAGCTGCTGGCGTACCAGTACCTGCAGACACTGCCCAAGCTGGCGGAGGGCTCCTCCAACAAGCTCTGGATCATCCCCAGCGAAGTAGGCGAGGCACTCAAGGGGATCGGCAACGCCCTGGGCGGAACCAGCCTGGAGTCCACCGGAGGGCTATTCGACGAAGCGGGAGCCAAACCGTCGGAGCCCTAA
- a CDS encoding NfeD family protein, which produces MFEWLGENWWALWLTAFLAFAVIEMITLDLFFIMLGGGTLAALVADFAGADLWLQIVVFCVVSLLMIAFVRPVALSHLKKGPSEQRTNVDRLIGEQAVVMESVSSAGGLVKIGGDIWSARSAAGVLPAGQKVVVAAIDGATAVVSAALEPDAKS; this is translated from the coding sequence TTGTTCGAATGGTTGGGCGAAAACTGGTGGGCACTGTGGCTCACCGCTTTCCTCGCTTTTGCAGTGATCGAGATGATCACCCTTGACCTGTTTTTCATCATGCTCGGCGGAGGAACCCTCGCCGCCCTGGTGGCTGATTTCGCCGGCGCCGACCTCTGGCTGCAGATAGTGGTTTTCTGCGTCGTCTCCCTGCTCATGATCGCCTTTGTCCGTCCGGTGGCCCTGTCCCACTTGAAGAAGGGGCCATCCGAGCAGCGCACCAACGTTGACCGCCTGATCGGTGAGCAAGCCGTCGTCATGGAATCTGTCTCCTCAGCCGGCGGCCTGGTGAAAATCGGCGGCGACATCTGGAGCGCCCGCTCAGCGGCAGGAGTCCTTCCCGCCGGCCAAAAAGTTGTGGTGGCCGCCATAGACGGTGCCACCGCCGTGGTTTCGGCAGCATTGGAACCCGACGCCAAGTCCTGA
- a CDS encoding putative RNA methyltransferase — protein sequence MPAPNLPLLCPVCFQPLEPAGPHPGGQGRLVCGSSHSFDAARQGYFNLLVGKGTAFEADTAEMVEARFNFMGKGHYLPLAEAVAAAVVPSLPRDPAVVLDSGTGTGHYLRVLLDAAEADGLDVAALGLDISKFALRRAARLNPEAVNLAWDVWQPLPVRDNSVDAVTVIFAPRNAAEFARVLRPTGLLAVVTPRPGHLASIAESAGMLRIEEGKEHRLAGAMQPHFRIESARDVDFPLALTRREAADLALMGPAGHHSDRTAIAARLEGQPEPVAAEARFRLTVFRPAWPRKQ from the coding sequence ATGCCCGCTCCCAACCTTCCCTTGCTGTGCCCGGTGTGCTTCCAGCCTCTGGAGCCGGCGGGACCGCATCCCGGCGGCCAAGGCCGCCTTGTTTGCGGCTCTTCCCACAGCTTTGACGCTGCCAGGCAGGGGTATTTCAACCTGCTGGTGGGAAAAGGCACCGCGTTCGAGGCGGACACGGCAGAGATGGTGGAGGCCCGCTTCAACTTCATGGGGAAAGGGCACTACCTGCCGCTGGCGGAGGCGGTGGCAGCCGCCGTCGTCCCTTCCCTGCCCAGGGATCCCGCTGTCGTCCTGGACTCAGGTACCGGCACCGGGCACTACCTGCGCGTTCTGCTTGACGCGGCGGAGGCCGATGGCCTTGATGTGGCTGCCCTTGGCCTGGACATCTCGAAGTTCGCCCTGCGGCGCGCCGCGCGGCTCAACCCGGAGGCGGTGAACCTCGCCTGGGACGTATGGCAGCCGTTGCCGGTACGGGACAACTCTGTGGACGCGGTCACGGTCATTTTCGCGCCCCGGAACGCAGCGGAGTTCGCACGCGTGCTGCGGCCGACGGGCCTGCTGGCTGTGGTGACACCCCGGCCCGGTCACCTCGCTTCCATTGCGGAATCGGCTGGCATGCTGAGGATCGAAGAAGGCAAGGAGCACCGTTTGGCCGGGGCAATGCAGCCGCACTTCAGGATCGAGAGCGCCCGGGACGTCGACTTCCCCCTTGCGCTCACCCGCCGGGAGGCAGCGGACCTTGCGCTCATGGGCCCGGCGGGGCATCACAGCGACCGCACCGCCATCGCCGCCAGGCTGGAGGGCCAGCCGGAGCCTGTTGCGGCCGAGGCCCGGTTCCGCCTCACAGTCTTCCGCCCCGCCTGGCCCCGGAAGCAGTAA
- a CDS encoding peptide deformylase, translating to MSPIPPETTVSDEQIREAVERILSAETIPPIVQAGHPALRQRAAAFDGQLSSDQLERLIALMRQVMHEAPGVGLAAPQLGIPLQIAVVEDRFDVDPEAAALRKRSPLEFIALLNPRYTPLGTEYASFYEGCLSLNGLQAVVARPENVLLDFQAPDGSPARREFAGWQARIVQHETDHLNGVLYVDRAQLRSLSSNAEYAAHWAEPGISKARAGLGFDTGPVSVAGS from the coding sequence ATGAGCCCCATCCCGCCGGAGACCACCGTCAGCGATGAACAAATCCGGGAAGCCGTGGAGCGGATCCTTTCGGCCGAAACCATCCCGCCCATCGTGCAGGCCGGCCACCCCGCCCTCCGACAGCGCGCCGCCGCTTTTGACGGTCAACTGTCCTCCGACCAGCTGGAGCGCCTCATCGCGCTCATGCGGCAGGTGATGCACGAGGCCCCCGGCGTGGGACTGGCGGCACCGCAGCTCGGCATCCCCCTCCAAATCGCGGTCGTCGAGGACCGGTTCGACGTCGATCCGGAGGCCGCTGCGTTGCGCAAGCGCAGTCCGTTGGAGTTCATCGCACTCCTAAACCCCCGATACACCCCGCTGGGCACGGAGTATGCGTCCTTTTACGAGGGCTGCCTTTCCCTGAACGGGCTTCAGGCAGTGGTGGCCCGTCCCGAGAACGTCCTGCTGGACTTCCAGGCGCCGGATGGCTCGCCGGCCCGGCGGGAGTTCGCAGGCTGGCAGGCCCGGATTGTGCAGCACGAAACCGACCACCTGAACGGTGTCCTGTATGTGGACCGGGCCCAGCTGCGGTCGCTCAGCAGCAACGCGGAGTACGCCGCCCACTGGGCGGAGCCCGGGATCAGCAAAGCCCGGGCAGGGCTTGGATTCGACACCGGCCCGGTCAGCGTCGCAGGCTCCTAG
- a CDS encoding nuclear transport factor 2 family protein — MAEHPPLSISPLERVLGFIRALEAGGGAAEIRPFLADTFVLVEAPHLLAPEGSTRTLASVLAGADQSSEVVSDQKFHIRRTTCEGGRVAVEADWSATVRMDLRYWDRGETIRARTSSVFEVADGKIVSQDSYDCYFR; from the coding sequence ATGGCTGAACACCCTCCCCTGAGCATCTCTCCGTTGGAGCGGGTCCTCGGATTCATCCGGGCCCTGGAAGCAGGCGGAGGGGCCGCCGAGATCAGGCCTTTCCTGGCGGACACCTTCGTGCTGGTGGAAGCCCCGCACCTCCTGGCTCCGGAAGGCTCCACCCGCACGCTCGCTTCGGTCCTTGCCGGCGCGGACCAAAGCTCCGAGGTGGTGTCGGACCAGAAGTTCCACATCAGGCGCACAACCTGTGAGGGCGGAAGGGTGGCCGTGGAGGCAGACTGGTCCGCGACAGTCCGGATGGACCTCCGCTACTGGGACCGGGGGGAGACCATCCGGGCCCGGACGTCGTCGGTTTTTGAGGTTGCTGACGGAAAAATCGTGAGCCAGGACAGCTACGACTGCTACTTCCGCTGA
- a CDS encoding FAD-dependent oxidoreductase: MATDVVIVGGGPVGLYLAASLLQEGVSVRLLEQRTERNIHTRAIGIHPPALKALDGIHLADAMVREGMPITAGLALSGGRTVGTMSFAGVSEAFPFVLALPQYRTEQLLEERVHALDSGAIVRGVRVTGVNDDGAAAAVAVEPSSDATAGDGSFEASFVVAADGARSLLRDALGMPVRTKAYPDHYLMGDFADSGRHGQMAVLFLEPEGIVESFPLPGGLRRWVVRLGQPAGGADAGRLARLVLRRTGILPDVRTNTMLSAFSVRSTMARRTVAGRVVLVGDAAHEISPIGGQGMNLGWLDAQALAPVLREAVAGKPVDGRLKEFAAARRRAAAVARRQSEVNMLLGRPLPPPLLRLRNLAIGGAASIPAMNRWTARRFTMQ, encoded by the coding sequence GTGGCAACAGACGTGGTCATCGTCGGCGGCGGCCCGGTGGGCCTTTACCTGGCGGCTTCCCTGCTCCAGGAGGGCGTCTCCGTACGCCTCCTCGAGCAGCGGACAGAACGCAATATCCACACGCGTGCCATCGGAATCCATCCTCCTGCCCTCAAGGCGCTGGACGGCATCCACCTGGCCGATGCCATGGTGCGGGAGGGCATGCCGATAACTGCGGGTTTGGCCCTCAGCGGCGGGAGGACCGTGGGCACCATGTCGTTCGCAGGTGTTTCGGAGGCCTTTCCGTTCGTGCTGGCCCTCCCCCAGTACCGGACGGAACAACTCCTCGAGGAACGCGTCCATGCCCTCGACAGCGGGGCCATCGTCAGGGGCGTGCGCGTCACAGGAGTGAACGACGACGGCGCTGCGGCCGCCGTCGCCGTCGAACCTTCCAGCGATGCAACGGCAGGCGATGGCAGCTTTGAAGCGTCATTCGTGGTCGCCGCCGACGGCGCAAGGTCATTGCTGCGCGATGCCCTCGGTATGCCCGTCCGCACCAAGGCCTATCCGGACCACTACCTGATGGGCGACTTCGCCGACTCCGGACGCCATGGGCAGATGGCTGTCCTTTTCCTCGAGCCGGAAGGGATTGTAGAGTCCTTTCCGCTCCCGGGCGGCCTGCGGCGGTGGGTGGTACGGCTCGGCCAGCCCGCGGGAGGAGCCGACGCCGGCCGGCTGGCACGCCTGGTCCTGCGGCGGACGGGAATACTGCCGGACGTTCGGACCAACACCATGCTGAGTGCCTTCAGCGTCCGCTCCACGATGGCCCGGCGGACCGTGGCCGGGCGGGTAGTGCTGGTGGGCGACGCCGCCCACGAAATCAGCCCGATCGGCGGCCAGGGCATGAACCTTGGCTGGCTGGACGCCCAAGCCCTTGCTCCCGTGCTCCGGGAGGCCGTGGCGGGAAAGCCGGTGGACGGGCGGCTGAAGGAATTCGCCGCCGCCCGGCGGCGTGCCGCTGCGGTTGCCAGGCGCCAGTCCGAAGTGAACATGCTGTTGGGACGCCCGCTGCCGCCGCCGCTCCTTAGGCTCCGTAACCTTGCCATCGGCGGTGCCGCTTCAATCCCGGCCATGAACAGGTGGACAGCCCGGCGCTTCACCATGCAGTAG
- a CDS encoding class I SAM-dependent methyltransferase, producing the protein MDLLLRRRAAWAVEIMDLPDCDPQALDNTYRQFAVINRMLSGWRRLYVRELRPFLAGSPRPGTLLDIGSGGGDLATLLSRWAARDHLALHITGIDPDPRAAAFAERRPEVPGLTFRQAHSADLVSEGRQYDFVISNHVLHHLDEAQLRELLAHSQVLAGKAALHNDLRRSPVAYALFSAAALPFRHSFIRADGLTSIRRSYTRPELAAIAPPGWVVRPGSPFHQVLAYSRD; encoded by the coding sequence GTGGATCTCCTGCTGCGGCGGCGCGCCGCCTGGGCGGTGGAAATCATGGACCTGCCCGACTGCGACCCGCAGGCCCTGGACAACACGTACCGACAGTTCGCTGTCATTAACCGGATGCTCTCCGGCTGGCGTCGGCTCTACGTGCGGGAGCTGCGTCCTTTCCTGGCGGGCAGCCCCCGGCCCGGGACGCTCCTGGACATTGGCTCGGGCGGAGGCGATCTCGCCACCCTGCTGTCGCGCTGGGCCGCGCGCGACCACCTGGCCCTGCACATCACGGGCATCGATCCCGATCCCCGGGCCGCCGCCTTCGCCGAGCGGCGCCCTGAAGTTCCGGGACTCACTTTCCGGCAGGCCCACAGCGCCGACCTGGTCAGCGAGGGACGGCAGTACGACTTCGTGATTTCCAACCATGTCCTGCACCACCTTGATGAGGCGCAACTGCGGGAACTGCTGGCGCATTCGCAAGTGCTGGCCGGAAAGGCCGCGCTGCACAACGATCTCCGCCGCAGCCCGGTTGCCTATGCCCTTTTCAGTGCCGCTGCCCTGCCTTTCCGCCATTCCTTTATCCGCGCGGACGGGCTCACGTCCATCCGGCGCAGTTACACGCGCCCGGAACTGGCGGCCATCGCTCCCCCCGGCTGGGTGGTCAGGCCAGGCAGTCCTTTCCACCAGGTCCTCGCTTATTCGAGGGACTGA